The DNA segment CCTAGAACAACAACATAATGCAGCTAATGCGTTGAGACAGAAACGATACCAGACAAATCGAAACAGAAACGATGTGTAACGAATACCTTGAAACCTTTATAAACAAGGTTTTTGGCAAACAACTGAGCGAAAACCCACCACACTGACTCCATGAACTTGAGGTCCATTGTCTTGTAATCATTCTTGAAGTCGATCCAGCGGCCGGTGCGCGTGATTACGGCCTCCCACTCGGAGACGTAGCGCGTGACGATGCTGCGGCACTCCTCGTTGTACTTGTCGATTCCAAGTTTGAGGACGTCCTCACGCTTCTTGATGCCGAGCTTCTTGTCGATCTCGTTCTCGACGGGGAGGCCGTGGCAGTCCCAGCCGAAGCGGCGCGTGACGTGATGGCCGGTCATGGAGTGGTAGCGCGTGACAATGTCCTTGATTGTGCCAGCTAGGATGTGGCCGTAGTGAGGGAGGCCGGTGGCGAAGGGAGGGCCATCGTAGAAGATGTACTCGGGCTTGTCCTTGGTGAGAGCTAACTGAGTGTGGAATGCGTCGATTTGAGACCAGAGTTCTAGAATCTTCTCCTCCTGCTTCGAGAATGTGAAGTCTTTCCCCTCGCAAACGTCGTCCATGCTTCCCTTCGCAGACGATGAACACGCAGCGGCGGCGGCAACTACACACTCAGCTCGAATCAGGGTTTATGAAACAGTGACGGTAAGTCTATTCAACCTCAACTGTAATTGTAACTCAGAAAATGGACTATGCCGAGAACCtcatttcttttacatttttatttatgaaatccaTATGATTACCATTTTATAaatgagaaatttaaaaagaaaaaaaatatatacactgAGACAATAATCACGCTTAACATATTTCCATTGAATAATCCAAGGAAGacaacaattatataaataatttttattcttttacggGAGTTGACATGacagattttcttttttaatttcattaaagaaaaattacttctatgttaattatttttaattgaaaaaattatataaataaattttattccttTATGGGAGTTGAAATGTTGGgacataattcttttttaatttcattacaattgtttttttactttttatgttaatttctttaaattgaaaaatatcaaaagttaGCCAAAAACTTTTTTAGATATgtccaaaaataatatttagactataattttcttagaaaatataattcataatattatgaaaaaaagacACATAAATATATGGTTTGATCCAACtcagttttaatttatcataaactCTAAATCATACAATATCATGTTTTTGTTATAGGTTTCAATCAATTTTTGTTaccataaatttattaaataaattataataaaaatgtgcCAAATAGATAAACctcttatcaatttttttataaattttatctattcATATTTTCATTCTCATGTTGagttgtatataaatatatcacaAAGCATAATATAGTCGTCCATgaataattcataaataattagacttatatatataaccattaattattaattagtttaaaaattgtaatacaACATTAGTTAGTTTAATTAGTTAGTTTAAGTTAGAGATCACAACTGGTTGGATCATAATGTTTATTCAAACTATTTCAGTTACTGATTTTCAAACAGAGATCTAACaatagattaattaaaaaaattaaaaaaatattttgatcaattttttatttttcgcTTCAGCAGTCAACTATTTTAAATAACCCCATTTCTCGGTtagaaagttattttaaaattataataacttaaAAAGTAACGCTTAAGTTGCTCTATGGTGTTAATTCGAAAAttcttataaaactaaaatttcatgGGTCGCGACTGCTACCTTGATCTGCCGTCCTTGTGTAAAGAAGTTTTCCAAACTGTCTTATATAGAAGGAGTTTTTCAAACTGACTTATATAGACAGTCTTATTCCCATTTTGAACGGAAATACAACAAAGCCATGAACgaataatataaactaaaaatcatGCTGAATGGATATAACACAGTCAACACTTATCTCCCTACGATGACTACCACAACATTGATTGGGCAAAAGGAAGATTAAAGGGAAAAATACCAGAGTGAATGAATCCTAACATATCCGTGAACAAAATTTTCTACAGTTGAGTCATTGAAATCCAAACGCTGATTACATCAAGGATGATGCAGTACAAGATAAATGAATTTCAATATGTTATTGAGGAATGCTAATATTCCAGACAAAAAATGGCCATCCAGACAAAGGTACTCGTAGTATCAACGCTTGACCCATTGGAaactttttcttgcttttgccTTTCCTGGCTTTTTCCTTTCTACCACTCGTGAGTCCCTCGTTAGGAAACCAGCTGATCAAGATTAAAGAAAATACTTGCTTAGTTAATCATCTTAGTGCagcataaaataaaaccaaaccaCATCTTAAAGACTGATTCACATGAATCCGCACTTGGGAAGTTTGATATGATAAATGATTAGTCAAGAGCTTTGTAATATGGTAGATAAACAAAACTGTAACAAAGTAAATCAGTGGAAAGGTTATACCATTTCTCAGTGCAGGCCGCAAATCTGGTTCCCAGTTTTGCAAAGCCTTGCTGATCCCTAATCGTATAGCTCCAACTTGCCCTGTTGTCACAAAACACATTTCATTTACACCAATGTGAATGATAGCTAAAGAAATGAACTTGGACAAGTTATCCAGTTGGTGGTTCTGCAAAACTTCAACTGTGCGTAGTTTTCTCAGTCTAGGATTTGTCAGGGGAAGTTGAATAGAAGTGTCTATCGGGTGATAAATCAAAGAGCAAGCATTTATTTGTCAAACTTAAGTGTTCATGCTGGGATTAGCTCAATGCTGAAATTAAAGCAGAATGCATTTTGCCCTAAATAAAACCAGAAAATATAAAGACACAAGgaaatgaaaacataaaaatatgaCATAGTAGACTGCTTTTAATATTAGTGAAGGTGTAGTAACGCAGCATATACATATAATTCAGttcattgttattttattttcttgaatcaACACAGATATTTTTCTTGCCTGGTCAAgtctaaattaaagaaagctTGTGTTTATATGGCAAAGGGCAATTTCCATATCACTAGAATAGTCACGGCAATATTTGAACTCAACAACAATTAAGTTTTCTTAGTGGCTGAAGTCGACTATAGATCAAAGTTTAGAGGCAGACGTGACACAGATGTTCCACAAACCATAAGAAGCATTTGCTAATCAAAACTAGACATGCTTCAgctaaaagaagaaagataatcATACAATGAAAGAAGCTGATGCAATAACGAGCATTCAAATATAGAAACTAACTAAATGTAATCAACCTCACCTGAAACACCGCCTCCTTTCACGGTACAATTGACATCCCAGAGCCCCAGTGTCTTTGTCTCAGAGAAAGGTCGGAGGAGCGTGGCGCGATGATCAAGCATAGGAAAATATACATCAAACTCTTTATCATTAACTATAAATTTACCATTACCAGGCTGAACCCAGACACGGGCAACACTGCATTTCCTTCTTCCTGTTCCATAGGCACGACCTTTGTCATCAACTTGTTTCACTCTAGCCTTTGCAGCTTCCTCTTGCTTCAGACGCTCCATTTCACCTCTAGTGGATTTTCTAGTATTCCTCTCATACCGCATGTCTTCAATTACACTAAGAGGGGGCAACCCATCAACCCCGTCGAAGTCTTTCAACGCAATCAAACTGTCAAGCATTTCATCCGTGATTCCAGAAGCAGCAATCAAATCACCAAATGCACGTTTTGGACCTGCAATAACAACAGCTacctaaataaacaaaaacagcAATGGTACAACATACAATACATTCACATTCAACCACAAAAAACATcatcttaaaccctaaaccctaaatttcaataataactCTCCTAGAAGTCATTCCAGGGTAAAAAGTGCATGCCTACTAAACTGTAAAGACAAAATCATAGAAACCATTCATATAGTACGAATCTATGCCATCAATTCAAACATTACAAGAACCATAACGATATTGGCATTGACAAATTACATCTATAAAAATGTATTGTTTAAAGCCTAACCTTTGACAACAGCAGTGAGAGCTTGCTCTTCCTTCTTGAGCTGTTCAACATCCACTTCGGGCTTACCATCCAAAGCAGGGATGCCCCTTTCATGTTCCACATCATCCTCTTTGAAATCAAACACATCCTCTTTGTCCTCTCCCTTCAAGTTCCAGGGTTTGAAGTCCTCTCCTTCCCCAACTCCAAAATTCCAACCATCAATAGCACCACCTCCACCACCCGCATCTCCACTTTCCTGCTCGATCCCTTTAAATATAGCATCCTCGTCTTTCTCGTCGAGACCCTTCTCTTGCAACCACCCCCGTTCTTCCTCTTGCACCCAGTTCTGCTCCTCCCTTTTCCCACCCTCTTCGTTTATTCCAGCAAGGCTTCCACTCTCCTCCTCGAATAAAGCGCCGAACTTTTCGTCGGTCTCCCGAAAATCGTTCCACAGGTGCTTCGAGAAGGGATCCTTTCCATCGCCGTTGCCGCCACTGTTGGTGGAGAAGTGTTTAGGAGCAACGACGGTGATGAAGTAGGGTTTCGCAGGTACATGGGGCGGCTTCAACGGAAGAGAGAGGAAGCGACGAAGATGAGAGGGTTTAGGGATTAAACGAGAAAGCATGGTGATGAAGAGAGTGAACGTCAAGTTGAATTATAGAGCGAAAGTAATACCATTCATTCTTGCTTTGCGTGACGTGAGAAAAGAGTCGCCGGAGAGTTGACGGTGGCGATCGGAGTGAGTGGAAGAGTGAGTGAGGGAGGGACTACTAAGCTTAGGATTAGGTTTACAGAACCAGGGACCAAACCGTCGTCGTTTAATGAAATGGTTGAAAGTGGTTTAATTTCTTTGTTGTTCAAAGAAAAACTAATCAAGGTTTAACAAGGTCTTTACTTTGTTAAACTTATTTAGGtgatgaaaaacaacaaaaaggaaTCATAAGGGAAAAACGCATTcaattattgaaattgaaatacaCAATTTCACAagagatagaagaaaaaaaagaaaaaaaaaatacaatttattttaagatatttaagtcaaacttttatttatatgtttggactttataaaattcatctttATGAGGTAATaatatactaaatttatttttttttattatctttattcttaaactttgttttatttaaaatacttttttattacaCTCGCAAAATTCATTATCTTTTGTTCAACTGGTTGGATGtttaaaaacctttttaagATATTCAATAtactttttatcttattatatttcttattatacatatttttataccGTTTTTTCAATCACGTACCAAATTGTTTATATGAATGTTTAATTCACTTATTGATGTGCCGAAaattgaattgatttcttaaacAAAACTTATGAAATGGAAACTGTTgttattatgataaataaaaactgTTAATAGAAATTACTAGATGATAATTAAtagtcaaataaaaacaaaaatgagcaTTACTTTTTTCGTGTAGtaaaaataaactaactaattttaatcttaaacaTTACTTAAATTTACAATTCTCATTTATTAGAACAAGAAAAATTCTTAATTGCTTCCAAAATAATGTCTTAGTTGTTAATCACATTATGTGcgtggtttattttttttttaaatccaatatgctttaatttacttttaaaattatgaaaattgtgcgacttttaaaaaaatttcgaAGTAAGGCAAGTTCTGCATGTTTGTTGATATTCACGTCACTTATACATAAATTgattatatgtataaataagTACAAAACTCACTccagtaaaattaattaatatttatgtttttaatatgatatcaaaataattaaaatatattttaataaaatttattatttattgttttttattattttttttccttattacaTTACTAGTTAAtgtttagattttattaaattttagtttcacTTGAATATACGCATAtctacactagtaaaaaaaaatcgttttttactattaataaaaaatgacttaTTATGACTGACGGTATGACATCATAGTTTTTGATATCATAATATGTTTGTGCATTTTATGATGTAACAgaaaactacgtcataatatattcAATGTATTATGATGTACTATGTCATCTATCATAATAGATTCAGTGTTTTATGacagatttttatttattagtcaTAATATAACGAATATATTTTGATGTAGATAGATAGATTCACTATGTAGTGTTTtattttcacctatcataataggtcgAATATATTAGAACAAGTAATTATTCACCTATcacaatatatgtttttcaattattttcaccTATCATGATATGTCGAATAAACTATGACAAGTAATTATttatctatcataatatatgtttttcataattagctttttattaaatacattgttcacctattacaaaaacttaatttgttaaaaaaaattcattattatcatctcattaatcaatttataattaatataacttgaaataaacatattcaattaaactaacataataaaattcatttctaacattaaatacataatttatatatcaaactatatattaaatccaaatatcatattattttagaaattccaccattttcataatttcaaaaacaaattaatccaTACTGTCACCACTTCATCTTCGTGATGTCGTGCCATTGACAAGCTTGctcaacttcatttttttttttaaagttgcaCCATTTTCGTAATTTAAGATACAAATTAACTTGAATTGGTAAAAAAGCTTCTCATGTATTCCTATTCATTCTGGCAGTGTTTTTATAGCAAACAACACATTATTTATAGGTCAGATTTTAGATTATAGCAAACAACACAGTGTTTTTATAGAAACGAATTAATCTAAACatgcattttatatattatctttttgatgtttatatttttttaacatatttgttCAGATGGCTTTTCTCCCCGGGCATTTTAGCTGCACACCACAACTATTTCAGCCTCTGGAAGAGTTAAGCTGTTAACAAGAATGTTTGTCGGTACACCAAGTGCTTGTGATAAGATCCGTGTCATGTGGTGAGAGATTGCAGATGATACTATGATGATGCAAGTGTAATCCAATAATTTTCCAAGCATAAACTATTTGGAGTGCCAATTATCCGTGACCAAGTCCATTCTTTCTCCTCTGCAAGTTGTAATTCTGCTAACTGCCATAAGTCATGATGTTAGCTATATAACTGTTTAGCAATAAACTTCAGCACAATACCAAAACACCTTTTCAGTATCTTTGCTTGTGATAGTTTGAATTGGCAGGTTTCAAAAGGGCATTGCAAATGCCAAAAGGGGTGGACATTATCTTGGATGGTGCAAGTTTTCAAGCTAGTTTATAGGATTATACaggaataaatatatttttaactcttaaatTTGGATGCGAAATTAGAATTCGTCATTGTCTAAAATTTTAATGCATTTTAGCTCAATTGACACTAACTTTTTTGGGTTTATTAAATAGTGTTTCAGACTTACATTTGAATTGGAATGTATGAAAGAGTCTATGTTAACTTAGATATGTAGGTCAAACAAATTTAACCTAATAGATCAAAAgaactatattaattatttttaaagtttgaattaAACTATGTGAAAGGAATTATAATTTCGcagtaaagaaataaaaacatatttaatcctgttaaatattattactaaTGCATGAAAAACTATCATAGCGAATATCAAAGAAGTTTGACAATGGAAATTTAAAATGCACAGAACTTGAATCTTTATAGAATCCACCCTTCAAggtttttttctaaataactaTTCTTTTTAAAGAATGGATGATATATGTGgttataaacttataataagAATTTATCATCTGATGATTGGAATCTCAGTGTGATAAGGTTCTTACCCTGCCATCTCTGAGCTCAAATATGACAGAACCTTCAGAAAATGGAATTGGTCTTGTGGATGACACCTGTGTTGCATAAGACTCAAAGTCAATTCTATGTTcttgttcatttatttattttttcaaaagtacAATGATGTCAATTTTAACCAACCAGTAACTAAAGACTAACTTTTACCTTTGGTTCACAATTTAAGCTGAGGTCAACAATGTTATCCTGGTCCTTGTTCAAGCCAGATGCACAATTTCCATCAATCTGATCTGGTTTCTCCTCATTAAATCTTCCACTATGTGCTTCAACAATTTTATTTCCCATATTGGGGAAACCACAATCCTTCCACTTCCATGCACTGTTGTCCATGTATCTCAGATATACTTTACCATCTGACCCTATCAAAAGTAGTTGATTGCCTTCAAAGCTAGGACCAGGTGAACCAACCAGTGTAACACCTTTATAAGGTGTGCCATGTTCTACCCAGTTCCATCCATACCAAGTATTCCACTGGTACTCAACAAGACCACCTTCTCTTGAAAGCATGAAGAGAGAACCTGAGAGTGATTTTGTTGATGGTCTTATGACTGTTCCAGGAAACTGGGACAGAATCAAATGTTGAGACTGATAATGCTCATGCCACAGCTCAGTCACTTTGTTATACTGATATAGCCGACCATTTACTCCAGTGACAAAGACTATATTTTCCCTGAACAATTCCTGGTCAACTATACTTGCAACTTTCACATTTTGAGGATTTTTGCAATCTTTCCATTTAAACTTCCTCATGTACACCTGGGTAAACATgtaaatttttactttatatctAGCTAGTATAGCAGCATTTGACGTCTAAAGGCTTTATTCCCTGAAAATATTGATATTCAATCCATTCGTGTTGCAAATAAGACTTTAGTTTGActacttttaattaattcattttgcTACTTACTTTGTTTTGTGAGGTCGCAAACTTGTGGAAAGACACAAGTTCTTAACGGTTCAAAGGGCAGAGTTACCAATGTTTAAGACACAAACTGCAGAAAATATGGAAGTGCAATCATATTTTTGTTAACAGGCATACAATCATTGATGTGTCTTTACCTAACATCTTAAGCTTTTTGAAGTGTCATTCCTTCACACTTCAATCATTTTTTTGACAAGGCTTGTCTCTTAAGTACTCTAACTTCTAAGCAATTAAAAAGTTGATAGGTTACACCTACATTATCATCTTGTACCTTATGTTTTAGTTTGAGAAAATTGTGTTACTGTTTACCTACCATGAATTGCAGTAATCTTCCTTTTTTGCTAACAAAGAAGATTGAATCTTCAGTTGTAGCCCTCCTTGCTTTACCTGGTAATATGTCCCATGGTTGACCTCCAATAACATGTCTCCCTTTCCTCAAAGCAGTGCAATTTTTCCATGCTATGTCGTTACCACTCCATTCTCTAAGGAACAAACTCCCAAATGTATCAACCATAAACAAACTTCCATTATAGCTCCCCACTATACCACTCATAGCTGAGGAGCTATCATGCTTCAACCATACCCATACATTCTCAATACAAACGTATTCATAAACCAAACCATCATTGTTTATTAAGAAGAATGATTTGCCTTCGTACAACAGTCTCAAGCGGAAGTTACTACTAATCCAGTCATCTGGTAGACTGTCTTCTTCTGAAGCTTTATTCAGCTCACCACCTGTGCCTACAGACAAGTAATAACTCTGTGCTTGGCTTTGTTTTCTCCTACCTGTCACTGAACTTGTTCCTGAATCATTTGACTCATCTTTTGTGCCTATAATACAATTTCTGGGGCCACGTTCTTCTGTACAATATTCTGCATTCCATCCTTCACTCTCTGGCACATCTAATAGAGTCCAAACATATTTCATTGATGCTTTCCTTCGAGAGTTTTGTGGTACAGATGGTCCTGAACTTTCACCACCTATTCCTGCTAGATGCAATTCTGCAAGTCTTCCGTCATCTAGTGCATACAGTATCCTCCCAACTTGTAACGGTAAGCCAGCTATACCTCTTGCTGCTTTAGCTTGTGAGGGATGCTCATGACTTCCCCATGCTTCTGGAAACTGACTATTATGAACACTGCCTGTTTTCATGTGAGAATTCATATAGAAAACTATTGTTGGAACAGGAATAGTTTGAGTCTTTCACAGATAGTATACTATGTCTTACTTTATTCAGCATATGTGGCTTCaatgaaaaaatatgtattGCAAACACTAGCTATTCTTATGAGTAGAGTAGGAATTGCCAACAAGTGTTTACTGATGTTGAAATAATGAATCTAATCCACAAATAATATTGTTAGTCTTTTCGTTGCTTGTGTATATGGTGCAATAATCTTTCAGGTTCTTCATATAATCAATTGATTACTCTAGGTTCCTAATTATCAAACAACTAAAGTGAGGTAAACTATATAGAAGATACAAGTAAAGGTAGCTGGGAATGATAATTGTCTCTTATTTACTTCCTAATGATAGGAATCAAATTTCAGATGGAAGATAGGTTTTGGTGATGGTGATTACTATTCCAATCGTTTACTTAATTGTTACTGGTGAAAATCAGAACATTATGTCTCACAAACTCCTTTGTGAATTGATAGATAAACAATGAAACTGAAAATCCCAAATAGTAAAGTTCATGTTTAGTGAAATCAAGGTGTTAATATAATCATAGAAGTAAATATCAATCATGGATAAAGTTAAACAGATTTAGAACAATTGGATGACTGACCTAGTTGTTTTGGCATTTGATATTCAAAAACAGATCCAGCTGAagtagtaaaaaataaagaaatgaatgtGTCACTTGATTCATCTTGCAAAGCTGGCGTAATAGATGTCAAAGTTTGTTGTTCAGGACTTCCATGAACTACCCATTTCCACTTCCTTTGATGCAATCTTCTCTCCACCAAAGTGCCTTCCTGcacaattatcattttttaaatggtGCCAAAGAGAgacagtttttctttttagattcTTAAAGGGTCTCATTAAGatgaaattctaaattttaacaaGATGcccaattttataaagttgattAGAACCATGGTTTTACTTTACATCAGTAATTTTGATAGAGCTTATTCACCGATATCTTCCTGATTACTATTACACTCATATTCTGATAATGGAAgatatattcataaaataatttcactaaCAGTACCTTGGTTAAAAGAAACAGAGATTCAGAATGATCACCACTTAATCCATTTAAAATGCACCCTTTAGACGGAATCAAAGGTGAAACTTTTGCTGTTTTTTCTTGCCATATGTGCTTCCTCCACGACGGTTTTGATTTTCGATTATACTCAAAAAGATCTCCCGCAGAACTACATCACCACATCATCAGTTAAACATGTTATACTCCAAAAAGGTGAAAAATGATGTCTGATAACTGTTTAAAGACAACAACACGGTGGTCcatgaaaagaaggaaaagaacaatgcatttcaactttgttttctatcttttctttacTGTTCTATTTACGAATCAAAGTCTTTCAAGCAACACACATCACCCACCTTATGGTGTATACAGCTTCTCGTGTAGAAGTAACAGCAGCTACTGCTGCAACATTTGCTCCAGCTGGTTGGCCATGATTTGTCCATCTGTTCTATATATATTGGCAAAATAGGACCGAAATTAGTAATATTTGCTTAGGATTAACTTATGTACATTTATGTGCTCCGAAAGT comes from the Vigna radiata var. radiata cultivar VC1973A chromosome 2, Vradiata_ver6, whole genome shotgun sequence genome and includes:
- the LOC106777604 gene encoding uncharacterized protein LOC106777604, with the protein product MSVFHLICGFWGLLSVSFCTGVGCASCCPYQLFQQSNRRFEQKTDRFWKFSEEADRWVEVQLPCDLISGGDTECGKVNTGEESVDQEQGFDDKKMRLDRKDDKVGVVGPLDVVLMPLRKRVSLTKMSETSVWITGESGSIYERFWNGLEWVMAPHDLPISAGRAVAVFIIGQMILALSESGTLYQMHFQLGEVSQPVWVEFSPAPGQITDNEQERNTLTLMKSGVVSDDGQRCYFCTKSGTLVELDVVESPRWTNHGQPAGANVAAVAAVTSTREAVYTISSAGDLFEYNRKSKPSWRKHIWQEKTAKVSPLIPSKGCILNGLSGDHSESLFLLTKEGTLVERRLHQRKWKWVVHGSPEQQTLTSITPALQDESSDTFISLFFTTSAGSVFEYQMPKQLGSVHNSQFPEAWGSHEHPSQAKAARGIAGLPLQVGRILYALDDGRLAELHLAGIGGESSGPSVPQNSRRKASMKYVWTLLDVPESEGWNAEYCTEERGPRNCIIGTKDESNDSGTSSVTGRRKQSQAQSYYLSVGTGGELNKASEEDSLPDDWISSNFRLRLLYEGKSFFLINNDGLVYEYVCIENVWVWLKHDSSSAMSGIVGSYNGSLFMVDTFGSLFLREWSGNDIAWKNCTALRKGRHVIGGQPWDILPGKARRATTEDSIFFVSKKGRLLQFMVYMRKFKWKDCKNPQNVKVASIVDQELFRENIVFVTGVNGRLYQYNKVTELWHEHYQSQHLILSQFPGTVIRPSTKSLSGSLFMLSREGGLVEYQWNTWYGWNWVEHGTPYKGVTLVGSPGPSFEGNQLLLIGSDGKVYLRYMDNSAWKWKDCGFPNMGNKIVEAHSGRFNEEKPDQIDGNCASGLNKDQDNIVDLSLNCEPKVSSTRPIPFSEGSVIFELRDGRLAELQLAEEKEWTWSRIIGTPNSLCLENYWITLASS
- the LOC106776517 gene encoding uncharacterized protein LOC106776517, with the protein product MLSRLIPKPSHLRRFLSLPLKPPHVPAKPYFITVVAPKHFSTNSGGNGDGKDPFSKHLWNDFRETDEKFGALFEEESGSLAGINEEGGKREEQNWVQEEERGWLQEKGLDEKDEDAIFKGIEQESGDAGGGGGAIDGWNFGVGEGEDFKPWNLKGEDKEDVFDFKEDDVEHERGIPALDGKPEVDVEQLKKEEQALTAVVKGPKRAFGDLIAASGITDEMLDSLIALKDFDGVDGLPPLSVIEDMRYERNTRKSTRGEMERLKQEEAAKARVKQVDDKGRAYGTGRRKCSVARVWVQPGNGKFIVNDKEFDVYFPMLDHRATLLRPFSETKTLGLWDVNCTVKGGGVSGQVGAIRLGISKALQNWEPDLRPALRNAGFLTRDSRVVERKKPGKAKARKSFQWVKR